Proteins encoded together in one Penicillium digitatum chromosome 1, complete sequence window:
- a CDS encoding Heat shock protein Hsp98/Hsp104/ClpA, putative, whose amino-acid sequence MNSVQFTDRANKALLDSSGLCEQYAHSQIMPIHLAVALLNPSPDESEDQQTPSSAHASHNSSTAPLFRQVVERAHGDSQLLDRSLMKLLVRLPSQDPPPENPSVSPQLSKVIRSATDLSKTQKDSFVAVDHLIQSVCQDSQVQRALGDANIPNLKLIDTAIQQIRGTKRVDSKTADAEGENENLKKFTIDMTSLAREGKIDPVIGREEEIRRVIRILSRRTKNNPVLIGEPGVGKTTIVEGLARRIVNADIPANLAQCRLLSLDVGSLVAGSKYRGEFEERMKGVLKEIEDSKDTVVLFVDEIHLLMGAGSSGEGGMDAANLLKPMLARGQLHCIGATTLSEYRKYIEKDQAFERRFQQVLVKEPTVPETISILRGLKEKYEAHHGVNILDGAIVTAATLASRYLTARRLPDSAVDLIDEAAAAVRVTRESEPEALDTLERKARQLQIEIHALSREQDDASKTRLEAAKQEAANVSEELRPMREKYESEKQRSRQVQEAKIKLDSLKVKRDEAERSGDTQTAADLEYYAIPETKSLIERLEADRAKADAERRAQSGDAGEALLADAVGPDQINEIVGRWTGIPVMRLKTTEKDKLLNMEKYLGKVVVGQKDAVVSVSNAIRLQRSGLSNPNAPPSFLFCGPSGTGKTLLTKALAEFLFDDPKAMIRFDMSEYQERHSLSRMIGAPPGYVGHDAGGQLTESLRRRPFSILLFDEVEKAAKEVLTVLLQLMDDGRITDGQGRIVDAKNCIVVMTSNLGAQYLARPTAKDGKIDPQTRELVMEALRNYFLPEFLNRISSTVIFNRLTRREIRKIVDLRLSEVQKRLDHNERNVNIECTDEVKDYLGSAGYSPAYGARPLGRLIEREVLNRLAVLILRGSIKDGESARVVMREGRIDVLPNHELGESSDDSDDDMMDEDDLDAEMDDDPVSPDLYD is encoded by the coding sequence ATGAACAGCGTTCAGTTCACAGATCGGGCCAACAAGGCCTTGCTGGACTCCAGCGGCCTCTGTGAGCAATATGCACATTCCCAGATTATGCCTATTCACCTGGCAGTCGCGTTGCTTAACCCCTCCCCGGATGAGTCTGAAGATCAACAGACTCCATCTAGTGCCCATGCTTCCCATAATTCATCAACCGCCCCTCTCTTCCGTCAGGTCGTCGAGCGGGCTCATGGCGACTCTCAGCTCCTCGATCGATCGCTAATGAAGCTACTGGTCCGCCTACCGAGTCAAGACCCTCCTCCAGAAAACCCTAGTGTTTCTCCCCAACTGTCCAAAGTCATTCGATCAGCCACCGATTTATCGAAGACCCAAAAGGACAGCTTCGTTGCGGTTGATCATCTCATCCAGTCCGTCTGCCAAGATTCACAGGTTCAGCGTGCTCTGGGCGATGCCAACATCCCCAATCTCAAGTTGATCGACACTGCTATTCAGCAAATTCGTGGTACAAAGCGGGTCGACTCCAAGACCGCCGATGCGGAAGGCGAGAATGAGAACCTGAAGAAGTTCACTATTGATATGACTTCCTTGGCCCGGGAGGGCAAGATCGATCCGGTCATTGGCCGAGAAGAGGAAATCCGTCGCGTCATTCGCATTCTTAGTCGACGCACGAAGAACAATCCTGTGCTCATCGGTGAACCCGGTGTGGGTAAGACCACCATTGTCGAAGGTCTCGCTCGCCGCATTGTCAACGCCGATATTCCCGCCAACTTAGCTCAGTGCCGCTTGCTTTCTCTCGATGTCGGCTCTTTGGTTGCGGGCAGTAAATACCGCGGTGAATTCGAAGAACGTATGAAAGGTGTTCTCAAGGAGATTGAAGATTCAAAGGATACCGTCGTTCTCTTCGTCGATGAGATCCACCTACTTATGGGTGCTGGATCTAGCGGCGAAGGTGGTATGGACGCTGCGAACCTTCTCAAGCCCATGCTGGCTCGTGGCCAGTTGCATTGTATTGGTGCCACCACTCTCTCTGAATACCGCAAGTATATTGAAAAGGATCAGGCCTTTGAGCGACGATTCCAGCAGGTTCTTGTCAAGGAGCCTACAGTCCCAGAGACCATCTCGATTCTTCGTGGTCTAAAGGAAAAATATGAAGCTCATCACGGTGTCAACATTCTTGACGGAGCTATCGTTACTGCCGCCACTCTCGCCTCTCGCTACTTGACAGCTCGTCGACTTCCCGATTCTGCAGTCGACTTGATTGATGAGGCTGCAGCTGCAGTCCGAGTCACCCGCGAGTCTGAGCCAGAAGCTCTCGACACACTAGAAAGAAAGGCCCGCCAGCTTCAGATTGAAATTCACGCTCTTTCGCGCGAGCAGGACGACGCCTCCAAGACTCGTCTTGAGGCTGCCAAACAAGAAGCCGCCAACGTTAGCGAGGAGCTCAGGCCCATGCGCGAGAAGTACGAAAGTGAAAAGCAACGCAGCCGTCAAGTTCAGGAGGCCAAGATCAAGCTTGACTCTCTCAAGGTCAAGCGTGACGAAGCCGAACGTTCAGGCGATACCCAGACAGCCGCTGATCTCGAATACTACGCCATTCCAGAGACCAAGAGCCTTATAGAGCGCCTCGAGGCCGACCGGGCCAAGGCCGATGCTGAACGACGCGCTCAGTCAGGCGATGCTGGTGAAGCCCTTCTTGCCGATGCAGTTGGTCCTGACCAGATCAATGAAATCGTTGGGCGGTGGACCGGTATCCCTGTCATGAGACTCAAGACCACCGAAAAGGACAAGCTGCTCAACATGGAGAAATACCTCGGAAAAGTTGTTGTTGGCCAGAAGGATGCCGTTGTTTCGGTCTCCAACGCTATTCGCTTGCAGCGCTCAGGTCTCAGCAACCCCAACGCACCCCCCAGCTTCTTGTTCTGCGGTCCCTCTGGTACCGGTAAGACCCTGCTCACAAAAGCGCTTGCTGAATTCCTTTTCGATGATCCAAAGGCAATGATCCGGTTCGACATGTCCGAGTATCAGGAGCGACACTCGCTCAGCCGTATGATCGGTGCACCCCCCGGATACGTTGGACATGACGCCGGTGGCCAACTTACCGAGAGCCTGCGTCGCCGCCCATTCTCGATCTTGCTATTCGACGAGGTCGAGAAGGCTGCAAAGGAAGTCCTTACTGTTCTCCTGCAGCTCATGGATGATGGCCGTATCACTGACGGCCAGGGCCGTATCGTTGACGCAAAGAACTGCATCGTCGTCATGACTTCTAACCTGGGTGCCCAATATCTCGCCCGCCCCACTGCCAAGGATGGTAAAATCGATCCCCAGACCCGCGAGTTGGTCATGGAAGCACTGCGCAACTACTTCCTGCCGGAATTCCTCAACCGTATCTCAAGCACCGTTATCTTCAACCGTCTTACCAGACGCGAGATCCGCAAGATCGTGGACCTCCGTCTCTCCGAGGTGCAGAAACGGCTTGATCACAACGAGCGCAATGTCAACATCGAGTGCACGGATGAAGTCAAGGACTACCTTGGCTCAGCAGGCTACTCCCCAGCCTACGGTGCTCGTCCACTGGGCCGACTCATCGAGCGCGAGGTCCTCAACCGTCTAGCTGTCCTCATTTTGCGCGGAAGTATCAAGGATGGCGAGAGCGCCCGAGTTGTCATGCGCGAAGGTCGCATCGACGTCCTGCCTAATCACGAGCTTGGGGAGAGCAGTGACGACAGCGATGACGACATgatggatgaggatgatctCGATGCTGagatggatgatgaccccGTCTCGCCTGATCTATACGATTAA
- a CDS encoding P-loop containing nucleoside triphosphate hydrolase protein: MNPTETVSFLEAPEALLESLLPGYRFFARLVKIYLHANASIFLLASAALLVACMYFFPVLWTRSYHFLLPFSSSVQIRYHDAIYKDVMCWVSQLPELSTTQDSIAGTKIGFVSPWDKDDQKTEQQQELSEEEVVQFEKDEREFWIKIRDLTTIQPIRYTPAPPGIHFFRYRGTLFGFCRQPYKEAGSPWTDHREKLYLYAWSQHALRKLLQDIQGANIKTTNNRVRISQGLKDGPARQWMSLPSKMPRPLSTIIIDPLIKNALVDDLTDFLHPRTRSWYQKRGIPYRRGYLFQGPPGTGKSSLCLAIASLIGLEICTVSLNSKNVDGDSLTRLFLSLPEKCLVLFEDVDQAGIENRNISKSFSQVEDTSDADRSHECPDPSDRSQGGLSLSEILNIIDGVSAQEGRILIMTTNDPGSLDKALQRPGRVDRVFPFHFATPRDIKELFLTFFVRPADHLYIVDPHDMRICCSLEPASSSWSLKDIVQLSKSFAAKVKPNTYTAAMLQNYLLHFRNDPVSAERNVTVWMTCMDEGEVFVVA; encoded by the coding sequence ATGAATCCAACGGAAACTGTATCCTTTTTAGAAGCGCCCGAGGCCTTGCTTGAAAGCCTTCTACCCGGCTACAGGTTCTTTGCTCGTCTTGTCAAAATTTACCTCCATGCAAATGCCTCGATCTTTCTCCTTGCATCCGCGGCTCTTTTAGTAGCCTGCATGTATTTTTTCCCGGTACTCTGGACCCGCTCTTATCACTTTCTTCTTCCGTTTTCATCCTCAGTTCAAATCAGATATCACGATGCTATATACAAGGATGTGATGTGCTGGGTCTCACAGTTGCCAGAATTGAGCACAACACAAGACTCAATTGCAGGAACCAAAATCGGCTTTGTATCTCCCTGGGACAAGGATGATCAGAAGACCGAACAGCAACAGGAACTTTCTGAAGAAGAGGTTGTCCAGTTCGAGAAGGACGAACGGGAATTTTGGATCAAGATTAGGGACCTGACGACGATTCAACCTATTCGCTATACACCTGCACCTCCTGGTATTCACTTCTTCCGATATCGAGGTACTCTATTCGGTTTCTGTCGTCAACCGTACAAGGAAGCTGGCAGCCCTTGGACTGATCACCGGGAGAAGCTATATCTGTATGCCTGGAGTCAGCATGCCCTTCGAAAGCTCTTGCAAGATATACAGGGGGCTAACATAAAGACGACCAACAACCGCGTACGCATAAGCCAGGGGCTCAAGGATGGACCAGCGCGACAGTGGATGAGTTTGCCATCTAAGATGCCAAGGCCCCTCTCGACTATCATTATAGATCCGCTTATCAAGAATGCGCTTGTCGACGATCTGACAGACTTCCTCCATCCGCGGACTCGTTCCTGGTACCAGAAACGTGGCATTCCATATCGAAGGGGGTATCTTTTTCAAGGCCCACCGGGCACTGGCAAATCAAGCCTGTGCCTCGCTATTGCTAGTCTGATAGGCCTCGAAATCTGCACAGTCAGTCTCAACTCAAAGAATGTCGACGGTGACAGCCTCACCCGCTTGTTTTTATCTCTACCGGAGAAATGTCTCGTCCTTTTCGAGGATGTGGATCAGGCCGGCATAGAGAACCGCAATATCAGCAAATCGTTCTCCCAGGTTGAAGATACGTCAGACGCTGATAGAAGCCATGAATGTCCAGATCCCTCTGATCGTTCGCAGGGTGGCCTAAGCCTCTCAGAAATCCTCAATATCATCGATGGTGTCTCTGCCCAGGAAGGGCGAATCTTGATCATGACCACAAACGACCCAGGGTCTCTTGACAAGGCCCTCCAACGCCCAGGCCGGGTGGACCGAGTCTTTCCCTTCCACTTCGCTACCCCAAGAGATATCAAGGAGCTATTCCTAACATTCTTTGTGAGGCCTGCAGACCACCTTTATATTGTCGATCCCCATGATATGAGAATATGTTGTTCTCTGGAACCAGCCTCTTCAAGTTGGTCGCTGAAGGATATTGTTCAGTTGTCGAAATCTTTCGCTGCCAAGGTTAAGCCGAATACGTACACTGCTGCGATGCTCCAGAATTACCTTCTGCACTTCAGAAATGACCCAGTGTCGGCCGAGCGTAACGTGACTGTCTGGATGACGTGTATGGATGAGGGCGAGGTATTCGTGGTGGCTTGA
- a CDS encoding uncharacterized protein (putative transposable element), whose product MTKIQKVRTLGHNDTDPSGWKQALAYQPIPYALEWLLDSNIPRPHKSHTSFGRWKYWSRLVASWMYNQIDVTIQNKLRNLSKMPKYADQLYDELMSMTQGSDRMQTALIEMRKFDKMKRSDYNSASEYIEEYQRQYHVLARFKAAPHPSHSLSQVLQNLELEVMKVQFIREEVASLEPKKLTLDKVEEYWRALQAAADMEGVANSTYNNNAGRGRGNGRGGRGGNRGGRGGHNNNGHNDDNTQSKKDTNAVDDDTATAKKKKKKGLRKQPADGKDIHEYANEMRNGTQKDDNNMCSFCGFGPHTAKRCAYLSENPPVSWEPSGNLWAYSKAIQRAQRQDGQNNMVVAAANSVDRRNDWLLDTGSDKTLTHDIEDFHTYQLDHPDTAYAYKDYSGNRVVTLGHGQIIVRTALPGRNGKTHSFMTTGYYTQGGHGKLLGMQKLLEEQDISYDTRTKYLTNGEGDIVGYADTSAGVPYLVSPKDDDDPNEDKSDIDSDSDDEEIGFVNKVTAYEIHRRLGNAGKARIASTLQHAEQLGDDEQYGSEHFDCDACFQGKSKLKISRQPQARVQDVAWKFHVDTQPMKPTGPNGENYWLPVVDDASRLIQGIMLKNKSDAYYKLTAFCEKIKLLTGRYPGIWRMDGGTEFKEFIKWGEKHGMTFEITPPYTAEPNGTVERFGGHINDIQRTMIIDAKMTEEMWPYATDTAIYIYNRLINPKTKISPLTHWRQELEIPNAEPSLKHLKPWGTTAYVHIPKPKRIQARKAAPRAWKGKLVGYEGDGGHVYKVWDPATRKLVVSRDVGFPQPGDDDNDDTGSMLVNGVPTDPKDPDGDDDVVGFMPVSLTQDDEISKPEIKQRQMVRTLPVQTPTRLTVQAPVTPSTIHLPTIYGSASTMPETPQKTIVPPMRQRKLFQSFLPTVGEEPMMTGARITEITNPPTENVPDVIKQKKEDLGRRLQQLTTQASQLAESMDDVRRDADNIERSASKESDDLTPSPERQRAVYEYPFSCPIQQASVSPSREIISIQSSPDPISQERS is encoded by the coding sequence atgaccaaaatccagaaagttcggacactgggacacaatgacactgatccaagtggttggaaacaggcactggcttaccagccgatcccatatgcattggaatggttgttagacagcaacattcccagacctcacaagtcgcatacttcattcggaagatggaagtactggtctcgcttggttgctagctggatgtacaaccagatcgacgtcaccatacagaacaaactacgcaacctgtccaagatgcctaaatacgccgatcaactgtatgacgaactcatgtcaatgacacaaggaagtgatcggatgcagacagcgttgatcgagatgcggaagttcgacaagatgaaacgatcggactacaactcggcaagcgagtacattgaggaataccagcgacagtaccacgtgctagctagattcaaagcagcaccacacccatcacacagcttatcacaagttcttcaaaaccttgaactggaagtcatgaaagtacagttcattagggaggaagttgcaagtctggagcctaagaaactcaccctcgacaaggtggaggagtactggagagcacttcaagcagcagctgacatggaaggtgtcgctaattctacttacaacaacaatgccggccgaggccgaggcaatggaagaggtggtcgtggaggaaaccgaggtggccgaggtggtcacaacaacaacggtcacaatgacgacaacacccaatccaaaaaagataccaatgccgtcgatgatgatacagctactgctaaaaagaagaagaagaagggtcttcgcaagcagcctgccgatggcaaagacattcatgaatacgcaaatgagatgcgtaatggcacacaaaaggatgacaacaacatgtgctcattctgtggctttggaccacacactgcgaagagatgtgcctatctcagtgagaaccctccagtttcgtgggaaccgtccggcaacctctgggcctattcaaaggcaatccagagagctcaacgtcaagatggacaaaacaatatggttgttgcagctgccaattctgttgataggaggaacgattggttgcttgacactggatctgacaagacattgacgcatgacatcgaagactttcacacataccaactggatcatcctgacactgcctatgcgtacaaagactactctggcaatagagttgtcacgctaggtcatggtcaaatcattgtgagaactgctctgccagggagaaatggtaagacgcactcgtttatgacaactggttactatactcaaggaggacacggcaagctattaggcatgcaaaagcttcttgaagagcaagacatctcttatgacacacgtactaagtatctcacaaatggtgagggtgacattgtggggtatgcAGATACATCAGctggtgtcccgtaccttgtcagtccaaaagacgacgatgaccccaatgaggacaaatctgacatagattccgattctgatgatgaagaaattggattcgtgaacaaagtgactgcgtacgagatccaccgacgtctcggaaatgctggaaaagcacgaattgcctccacattacaacatgctgaacagctaggtgatgatgaacaatacggctcggagcatttcgactgtgatgcctgtttccaaggtaaatcaaagctcaaaatttctcgtcaaccacaggcaagggtgcaggatgtggcatggaaattccacgtagatacacaaccaatgaagcctaccggaccaaatggagagaactactggttgccagtcgtcgacgatgcatctcgactgatccagggaatcatgttgaagaacaaaagtgatgcctactataagcttactgcgttctgtgagaagatcaaattgctcactggcagatacccaggcatctggcgaatggatggtggcacagagttcaaagagttcatcaaatggggtgagaagcatggtatgactttcgagatcacaccaccatacactgctgaaccaaatggcaccgtggagcgcttcggtggacatatcaacgacatccagagaacgatgattattgatgcaaagatgacggaagagatgtggccgtatgcgacagacacagccatctacatctacaacagactgatcaatccgaaaaccaagatctcgccgctaacacattggcgtcaagagctcgagattccaaacgcagagccttctttgaagcaccttaaaccatggggaacaactgcatacgttcatattccgaagcctaagaggattcaggctaggaaagcagcacccagagcatggaaaggaaagctcgttggttatgagggggacggtggtcatgtttacaaagtatgggatccagctactaggaaactagtggtatctcgtgatgttggctttccacaacccggagatgacgataacgatgatacgggatcaatgctagtcaacggagtacctacCGATCCAAAGGACCCAGatggagatgacgatgtcGTCGGATTCATGCCTGTCTCACTAACACAAGACGatgagatctcgaagccagagATTAAACAACGACAGATGGTACGTACGCTACCGGTACAGACGCCTACACGATTGACTGTACAGGCACCTGTCACGCCGTCTAcaattcatcttccaacaatCTATGGTAGTGCATCTACAATGCCTGAGACACCACAGAAGACAATTGTTCCACCAATGAGACAACGCAAACTCTTTCAAAGTTTTCTTCCTACTGTGGGGGAGGAGCCTATGATGACAGGCGCAAGAATTACTGAGATTACGAACCCTCCTACAGAGAACGTTCCAGATGtcattaaacagaagaaagaagacctTGGGAGGAGACTTCAACAGCTGACTACCCAAGCATCTCAGTTAGCTGAGAGCATGGACGATGTTCGTCGAGATGCTGACAAcattgagagatctgctaGTAAGGAATCAGATGATTTGACTCCTTCTccagagagacagagagcagTTTACGAATACCCGTTCTCGTGTCCAATTCAACAAGCTAGTGTGTCACCTAGTCGTGAGATCATCTCAATTCAATCGTCACCAGACCCTATCTCTCaagaacgcagctga
- a CDS encoding polyketide synthase dehydratase-domain-containing protein — protein sequence MAVPHHRHRTSLEGVIFPPPRRLSPEEHDEATKLFNSLIEHFEPLQASNKGYKPLTLLRLTKGGVSVGDEFLELFFTFIQCDRLGVPETTLAETLASLRSFQGWTSEEQHELSQSLVEFSYFLMDNFYLPLKSLAAKTPQPTPAFLSRPDLRVETN from the exons ATGGCTGTACCCCATCATCGCCATCGAACCTCTTTGGAAGGTGTCATTTTTCCTCCACCTCGACGCTTGTCGCCAGAAGAGCACGACGAAGCCACTAAACTTTTCAACAGCCTCATCGAGCATTTTGAGCCTTTGCAGGCATCTAACAAGGGCTACAAACCATTAACACTTTTACGCCTCACGAAAGGAGGAGTCTCCGTTGGAGATGAGTTTCTAGAACTTTTTTTCACTTTTATTCAATGCGATCGACTTGGAGTCCCGGAAACCACTCTAGCTGAGACCTTAGCATCCCTACGCAGCTTTCAGGGATGGACTTCCGAAGAACAGCATGAACTAAGTCAAAGCTTGGTTGAATTCTCTTATTTTCTGATGGATAATTTTTACCTACCAC TTAAATCACTAGCCGCAAAGACTCCTCAGCCTACGCCGGCATTTCTTTCTCGTCCTGATTT GAGAGTCGAAACTA ACTGA
- a CDS encoding ubiD family decarboxylase translates to MTEDDRLHLTDEIIAERVRGSKWVFVSEHAFLLCIWSLKACMLVIYARITEGLKQKRWINYVTIYVALGFVASELSLFLLCRPLSHYWAVVPAPEYQCSSYQYYEIVQGSISISGDVLMLLIAIPMLVQVRVPLKQKLILTILFGMGIFVIVAAVLNKVYCLVPSLISYIYMNWYFREAAVAIMVTNLPLIWSLLRDVFPILKSWTGGSKRGTDRYKSGAWNSQGNSNLPHYGPSSLVRSGVFSMQEFEGTTTITPTKATASDIHIGEEHDASSDDGSARALRIRQDITVTVQHDSQPEDYDAISSRITRAREEV, encoded by the exons ATGACCGAGGATGATAGACTACACTTGACAGATGAAATTATCGCGGAACGGGTGCGTGGTAGCAAATGGGTCTTTGTATCGGAGCATGCCTTTCTTCTTTGCATCTGGAGTTTGAAAGCATGCATGCTGGTGATCTATGCGCGTATCAC TGAAGGATTAAAGCAGAAACGCTGGATCAACTATGTCACAATTTACGTTGCACTAGGGTTTGTTGCATCCGAACTGTCGCTCTTCCTACTCTGTCGGCCATTGTCACACTACTGGGCCGTCGTCCCAGCGCCAGAATACCAATGCTCTTCCTACCAATATTACGAAATCGTGCAAGGTTCCATCTCGATCTCTGGCGATGTCTTAATGCTTCTCATCGCCATCCCGATGCTGGTCCAAGTCCGTGTCCCGCTTAAGCAAAAGCTGATTCTGACGATCCTTTTCGGCATGGGAatcttcgtcatcgtcgCCGCCGTCCTGAACAAGGTCTACTGTCTCGTCCCATCTCTGATTTCCTATATCTACATGAACTGGTACTTTCGCGAAGCAGCCGTCGCCATCATGGTCACCAACCTGCCGCTAATCTGGTCACTTCTCCGTGACGTCTTCCCCATTCTCAAGAGCTGGACCGGAGGATCCAAACGCGGCACCGATCGCTACAAATCCGGAGCCTGGAATAGCCAAGGAAACTCCAATCTGCCTCACTATGGCCCGTCAAGCCTTGTGCGATCGGGAGTCTTTAGCATGCAAGAGTTCGAGGGCACCACCACGATTACCCCAACAaaggcgactgcctctgaTATCCATATCGGCGAAGAGCACGATGCAAGCAGTGATGATGGCTCGGCCCGCGCTTTGCGCATTCGTCAAGATATTACCGTTACGGTGCAGCATGACTCCCAGCCGGAGGACTATGATGCGATCTCTTCGCGGATTACCCGCGCCCGCGAGGAGGTTTAA
- a CDS encoding DsDNA-dependent ATPase (Rad54b), putative: protein MSEINRLPEKEVSYVPQREITPSPDYTHDGPIDGELVNASGHRQEVERNFGLISICAVAVTTGNTWIAQGGSVVVALSNGGLAGTIYEFMAVSICYWLVAASIAELASGMPSSSGVYHWATITAGSKYGRVCGFYAGWWNCLAWIFGAASMSLILAQQTVAMYIQMHPDFVPSQWNVFVSLLLCTWTCCCVVLFMNRLLPHIGNLGMFFIIAGVFVTIIVCAVMPHVTGSGYATDNLVWATWENGTGYSQQGFVFVAGMLNGAYSVGTPDCSSHLAEEIPKPSRNIPKAILAQMGVGFVTGICYMIAIFYAINDLDKVSDPSTFFPLAEIYRQATGSHAGSVGLLVVAFLPTFITTCGCYITAGRTLWTISRDGATPFSQWLGTISPKFKNPFNATLACCGLITVLACIYLGSSTAFSAFVGCFVQLSSLSYFMAIFPHILTRRSSFVPGFFFMNNTIGYVINSLSCAYLIVFAVIFCFPYAIPTSAATMNYASLMTGGLSIFVAIWWFIHQGSYVGPKHVPSTDKALADDAR from the exons ATGAGTGAGATCAATCGTTTACCGGAGAAGGAGGTCAGCTACGTCCCTCAGAGGGAAATCACACCTTCGCCGGACTATACTCACGATGGCCCAATTGATGGAGAGTTAGTCAACGCCTCAGGCCATCGCCAGGAAGTAGAGCGCAACTTTGGCCTCATCAGTATTTGTGCTGTGGCCGTGACCACTGGAAACACATGGATTGCCCAAGGTGGTAGTGTCGTTGTGGCCCTGAGCAATGGTGGGCTTGCAGGGACTATCTATGAATT CATGGCTGTGTCTATCTGCTACTGGTTAGTCGCCGCATCAATTGCCGAATTGGCATCGGGGATGCCCTCATCCAGTGGTGTCTACCACTGGGCAACTATCACTGCGGGAAGCAAGTACGGTCGCGTGTGTGGATTCTATGCTGGATGGTGGAACTGCCTGGCTTGGATTTTTGGTGCCGCATCCATGTCTTTGATTCTCGCTCAGCAGACCGTGGCTATGTATATACAGATGCATCCCGACTTTGTGCCCTCACAATGGAACGTTTTTGTCAGCTTGCTCCTTTGCACTTGGACTTGCTGCTGCGTCGTGCTGTTCATGAACCGCTTACTGCCTCACATCGGAAACCTTGGCATGTTCTTCATTATTGCCGGCGTGTTCGTTACCATTATCGTGTGCGCTGTGATGCCTCATGTGACCGGCTCTGGATATGCTACCGATAATCTTGTGTGGGCAACTTGGGAGAATGGAACCGGTTATTCCCAGCAAGGATTCGTCTTTGTGGCTGGTATGCTCAACGGTGCTTACAGTGTTGGCACCCCTGACTGCTCATCTCACTTGGCTGAGGAGATCCCGAA GCCGAGCCGAAATATCCCCAAGGCCATCTTAGCCCAGATGGGTGTCGGTTTTGTCACAGGTATCTGCTACATGATCGCAATCTTCTATGCTATAAACGACCTCGACAAGGTGTCCGACCCAAGCACTTTCTTCCCCCTTGCTGAGATCTACCGCCAAGCTACTGGCTCTCATGCCGGCTCTGTGGGTCTCCTAGTTGTCGCTTTCCTGCCTACCTTTATCACTACCTGCGGCTGCTACATCACCGCCGGCCGTACGCTCTGGACCATTTCTCGCGACGGCGCCACTCCGTTCTCACAATGGCTTGGAACTATCAGCCCCAAGTTCAAGAACCCCTTCAACGCCACCCTGGCCTGCTGCGGCCTCATCACCGTGCTAGCGTGTATCTACCTTGGCTCGTCTACCGCCTTCAGCGCCTTTGTGGGATGCTTCGTGCAGTTGTCCAGTCTTTCTTACTTCATGGCAATCTTCCCTCACATCTTGACCCGCCGTTCGTCCTTCGTCCCTGGATTTTTCTTCATGAACAACACAATTGGCTACGTCATCAATTCCCTGTCCTGTGCCTACCTCATCGTCTTCGCTGTTATCTTCTGCTTCCCTTACGCCATCCCTACTAGCGCCGCGACGATGAACTATGCCAGTCTAATGACCGGTGGTCTTTCTATCTTCGTTGCCATCTGGTGGTTCATCCACCAGGGCTCTTACGTTGGCCCGAAGCATGTCCCGTCAACTGACAAGGCCCTGGCTGATGATGCTCGGTAA